The Tepidisphaeraceae bacterium genome includes a window with the following:
- a CDS encoding zinc-ribbon domain-containing protein, translating to MILLDTIAQHGRGTSWFAILCVALIVVFLVRLAIPRRSTYAGQCDMCGAENPHIAKFCRQCGQRVR from the coding sequence ATGATCCTGCTGGACACCATCGCACAACACGGGCGAGGCACTTCGTGGTTTGCGATCCTTTGCGTGGCGCTGATCGTCGTATTCCTCGTTCGCTTGGCGATCCCGCGTCGTTCCACCTATGCCGGCCAATGCGATATGTGCGGCGCTGAGAACCCCCACATTGCGAAGTTCTGCAGGCAATGCGGTCAGCGCGTGCGTTAA
- the ccsA gene encoding cytochrome c biogenesis protein CcsA → MFRYIVPTLLVLLAIVRPALADDFAKQLKLDEIRKITVQDRQTLKTLDTFARQALSTITGKSKLDGQDAVYTVLDMASRPELYTGRNLIKIKNVPLRQDFMRLKNLPADERQRIVEEGTISLEFWTSAEVGQLMRSLQSEAIFKANAIGQVNQAAGTLQNLTQNIAVIGLIPPPPGAAGDKKWRGFGEVSGNVAVWNELAKADGRTAPPAVAGYDDQLVGEAAMRLVRVLVMWQKQDAAAVNEEFGHLAEVLPAINPTAYPSPLNRKVEIVYNKLAKLTIPGAFLYFGAFVCFLVSARSGLNGVRLWGLRLFLLAFAVHTVGIGIRWWLVASQHGSWFDGIPIKNQFESVLFSAWFGALIGLYFEMRRSRAIFGAAASFVGWLSLVAIFATPYVTGVEIGGEIGHVAGVLMSYWLYLHVTLVVASYALIAMGFALSIWWLVGYYRNYGTLNREPARRLSADVVDLDDLPVMGASGGAMQLGFARTLAMMLFVPGARPAATRSQAAVVTTEDVESPSAGAKFLATLDACNLVILQLAFWVLGVGIILGAVWADQSWGRPWGWDPKETFALVTWIVYLVVVHVRVATVHKAWWTAILSIVGFFVMLFNWIGVNFFLVGLHSYA, encoded by the coding sequence ATGTTCCGTTACATCGTTCCCACGCTCCTGGTCCTGCTCGCGATCGTTCGTCCCGCGCTGGCCGACGACTTTGCTAAGCAGTTGAAGCTCGACGAGATCCGCAAGATCACTGTCCAAGACCGCCAGACGCTGAAAACGCTCGACACGTTCGCGCGGCAAGCGCTGTCGACGATCACGGGCAAGTCGAAGCTGGACGGCCAGGACGCGGTCTACACGGTTCTGGACATGGCCAGCCGCCCCGAGCTGTACACGGGCCGCAACCTGATCAAGATCAAGAACGTCCCGCTGCGACAGGACTTCATGCGGCTGAAGAACCTGCCGGCGGACGAACGCCAGCGCATCGTCGAAGAGGGCACGATCTCGCTCGAATTCTGGACCAGCGCCGAGGTGGGGCAGCTCATGCGGTCGCTTCAGTCAGAGGCGATCTTCAAAGCCAACGCGATCGGGCAGGTAAACCAGGCCGCCGGCACGCTGCAGAACCTCACGCAGAACATCGCGGTCATCGGGTTGATCCCACCACCGCCCGGCGCTGCGGGTGATAAGAAGTGGCGCGGGTTCGGTGAGGTGTCGGGCAATGTCGCGGTGTGGAACGAGCTTGCCAAAGCCGATGGTCGCACGGCACCGCCGGCTGTGGCGGGGTACGACGATCAACTCGTCGGCGAGGCTGCGATGCGCCTCGTGCGCGTGCTGGTGATGTGGCAGAAGCAGGACGCAGCGGCCGTCAACGAAGAGTTCGGTCACCTGGCCGAGGTGTTGCCTGCCATCAATCCAACTGCTTATCCGTCGCCGCTGAACCGCAAGGTCGAGATCGTCTACAACAAGCTGGCCAAGCTGACGATTCCCGGCGCGTTCCTCTACTTCGGCGCGTTCGTCTGCTTCCTGGTGTCGGCCCGATCTGGGTTGAACGGCGTGCGCCTGTGGGGGCTGCGGTTGTTCCTGCTGGCGTTCGCCGTGCACACGGTCGGCATCGGCATCCGCTGGTGGCTGGTGGCGTCGCAGCATGGCAGCTGGTTCGACGGCATACCGATCAAGAACCAGTTCGAAAGCGTGCTGTTCAGCGCCTGGTTCGGTGCACTCATTGGCCTCTACTTCGAGATGCGCCGAAGCCGGGCGATCTTCGGCGCCGCTGCCAGCTTTGTCGGTTGGTTGTCGCTGGTCGCGATCTTCGCCACGCCGTACGTGACGGGCGTCGAGATCGGTGGCGAGATCGGCCACGTCGCCGGCGTGCTGATGAGCTACTGGCTCTACCTGCACGTCACGCTCGTCGTCGCCAGCTACGCGCTGATCGCGATGGGCTTTGCGCTCAGCATCTGGTGGCTGGTCGGCTACTACCGCAACTACGGCACGCTCAACCGCGAGCCCGCCCGTCGGCTGTCGGCCGACGTGGTGGACCTGGACGATCTGCCCGTCATGGGCGCAAGCGGTGGGGCGATGCAGCTCGGCTTCGCCCGCACGCTGGCGATGATGCTGTTCGTCCCCGGCGCTCGACCTGCCGCCACCCGATCGCAGGCAGCGGTGGTGACGACTGAAGATGTCGAATCCCCCAGTGCCGGCGCCAAGTTCTTAGCGACGCTCGACGCGTGCAACCTCGTCATCCTTCAGCTGGCGTTCTGGGTGTTGGGCGTCGGCATCATTCTCGGTGCCGTGTGGGCTGACCAATCCTGGGGCCGGCCATGGGGCTGGGACCCGAAGGAGACGTTCGCGCTCGTCACTTGGATCGTCTACCTCGTCGTCGTCCACGTACGCGTCGCGACCGTCCACAAGGCCTGGTGGACGGCCATCCTCAGCATCGTCGGGTTCTTCGTGATGCTGTTTAACTGGATCGGCGTGAACTTCTTCCTCGTCGGATTGCACAGCTACGCGTAA
- the ndk gene encoding nucleoside-diphosphate kinase has product MERTLIILKPDAVQRGLIGEIITRFEKKGLVVVGLKFTKIPQQLAETHYEAHKARPFYAGLVAFMTSSPVVIVALEGKDAITISRKMMGATFGSKAEPGTIRGDYGVSNAFNLIHGSDSPEAAQRELGLFFNTGELVDWTPDGLKWVYDYAKGSPE; this is encoded by the coding sequence ATGGAACGCACGCTCATCATCCTGAAGCCCGACGCCGTCCAACGTGGTTTGATCGGCGAGATCATCACACGGTTCGAGAAGAAGGGCCTCGTCGTCGTCGGCCTGAAGTTCACGAAGATCCCGCAACAGCTGGCCGAGACGCACTACGAGGCCCACAAGGCTCGCCCGTTCTACGCGGGCCTGGTGGCGTTCATGACGAGCTCGCCGGTGGTTATCGTGGCGCTGGAAGGCAAGGACGCGATCACGATCTCCCGCAAGATGATGGGCGCCACGTTCGGCTCCAAGGCTGAGCCCGGTACGATCCGCGGGGATTACGGCGTGTCGAACGCCTTCAACCTCATCCACGGTTCCGACTCGCCAGAAGCCGCCCAGCGCGAACTGGGCCTGTTCTTCAACACCGGCGAACTTGTGGATTGGACGCCGGACGGGCTGAAGTGGGTGTACGACTACGCGAAAGGGTCGCCGGAATAG